In the genome of Populus alba chromosome 11, ASM523922v2, whole genome shotgun sequence, one region contains:
- the LOC118031644 gene encoding transcription factor MYB102 — protein MGRAPCCEKNGLKRGPWTPDEDQKLIGYIQKHGYGNWRTLPKNAGLQRCGKSCRLRWTNYLRPDIKRGRFSFEEEETIIQLHGILGNKWSAIAARLPGRTDNEIKNYWNTHIRKRLLKMGIDPVTHSPRLDLLDLSSILNSPLYDSSRMNMSRILGVQLGDPELLRLATSLLSSQRDQTQDFAIQNGHQENHLSSPQVHQSQNQSIIHQANQFQPPGQEMPACTALTTTPCVAFSNEAQQMDPNGDQYHLSTITTFSSPNSQVSTHDQWQSNRMGSNLSEDYYVPAVSSYNSADNCRGTDLVDPSSEASTFISNNSNQTFGFASVLSTPSSSPAPLNSNSTYINCSSTEDERDSYCSNFLKFEIPDILDVSNFM, from the exons ATGGGGAGGGCACCTTGCTGTGAAAAAAACGGGCTAAAGAGAGGGCCGTGGACACCAGATGAGGATCAGAAGCTGATTGGTTACATACAAAAACATGGCTATGGCAACTGGAGAACACTTCCAAAGAATGCTG GGTTGCAGAGGTGTGGAAAGAGTTGTCGTCTTCGTTGGACTAACTATTTGAGGCCTGATATCAAGAGAGGTCGATTTTCTTTCGAAGAAGAAGAGACAATAATTCAGCTACATGGTATTTTGGGAAACAA GTGGTCTGCCATTGCTGCTCGGCTGCCTGGAAGAACCGACAACGAAATCAAGAACTACTGGAACACACATATCAGGAAGAGGCTTCTGAAAATGGGAATCGATCCAGTGACTCATAGTCCAAGGCTTGATCTTTTAGACCTCTCCTCGATCCTCAACTCACCTCTTTACGACTCCTCCAGGATGAACATGTCAAGAATTCTTGGGGTTCAACTAGGCGACCCAGAACTCTTAAGGCTAGCCACATCTCTCTTATCTTCTCAACGTgaccaaacccaagattttgcTATCCAAAATGGTCATCAAGAAAACCATCTTTCCAGCCCACAAGTCCATCAAAGCCAGAACCAATCGATAATTCATCAAGCTAACCAGTTTCAACCCCCAGGTCAAGAAATGCCTGCGTGCACTGCATTGACTACCACCCCTTGTGTTGCATTTTCTAATGAAGCACAGCAAATGGACCCCAACGGAGACCAATACCACTTAAGCACCATTACCACCTTTAGCTCGCCAAACTCTCAGGTAAGCACTCATGATCAGTGGCAAAGCAACAGGATGGGCTCGAATCTATCAGAAGATTATTATGTGCCCGCAGTATCAAGTTACAACAGCGCCGACAACTGCCGTGGGACTGATCTTGTAGACCCTTCTTCTGAGGCCTCAACTTTTATTTCCAATAACAGCAACCAGACCTTTGGTTTTGCTTCAGTTTTATCAACTCCTTCCTCAAGTCCAGCGCCATTGAACTCCAATTCAACATACATCAATTGCAGCAGCACTGAAGATGAGAGGGATAGCTATTGCAGCAACTTCTTGAAATTCGAAATCCCAGATATTTTAGATGTTAGTAACTTCATGTAA